In Methanocella paludicola SANAE, the sequence GAAGACCAGGATATCGATGGCGTTCCTGGACCGGGTCAAGGGCGACCCGGACATCGTCGTCGGCGAGAAATGATCACTTTATCCTGCTAAGGTACCAGTCCCGGAACTGTATCATCGAGCGCCGCCGGTGGCTGACCTCGTTCTTCTGCTCGACGGTCATCTCGCCCACCGGGAACTTTCGATATGAAAAGATGGGGTCGTACCCGAAGCCGCCGGTGCCGGTCTCCTGGTGAAGGATATCGCCCCACCAGATGCCCGTGAAGGTGGTAGGCTCCTCCCCCGGGGCACAGTAGCCCACGACGGAGCGGAACTCGGCACGCCGGCCCTCCACGCCCTCCATTAATTTTAAAATGCCCTTATTGCCCAGCGTCTTCTGCACGAACGACGAGTAGGGGCCCGGAAAGCCCTTGAGGGCATCGACGAACAGGCCCGAGTCCTCCACGATGACCTCCCGGTTCAGGGAGTCGGCGCAGTACCGGGCGCCGTACGCGGCGATCTTGCTCAGGTCGTCCTCCTGGAGCTCGGGATACGTGGTGTTGACCTGCTCCACCTCGAAGTAGTCCTTGAATAAGT encodes:
- a CDS encoding XTP/dITP diphosphatase, yielding MQRPTLYFVTTNAGKLREAKDLFKDYFEVEQVNTTYPELQEDDLSKIAAYGARYCADSLNREVIVEDSGLFVDALKGFPGPYSSFVQKTLGNKGILKLMEGVEGRRAEFRSVVGYCAPGEEPTTFTGIWWGDILHQETGTGGFGYDPIFSYRKFPVGEMTVEQKNEVSHRRRSMIQFRDWYLSRIK